A part of Sebastes umbrosus isolate fSebUmb1 chromosome 21, fSebUmb1.pri, whole genome shotgun sequence genomic DNA contains:
- the fzd8a gene encoding frizzled-8a: MDMDLFGIYLLLSLALLLPRSSCTTAKEITCQEIAVPLCKGIGYNYTYMPNQFNHDTQDEAGLEVHQFWPLVEIQCSPDLKFFLCSMYTPICLEDYKKPLPPCRSVCERARAGCAPLMRQYGFPWPDRMKCDLLPVQGNPETLCMDYNRTDSTTVSPILSKPTNHPSSKGYNPPPRKKPVAPPGRHHPPAGGAAPPPCEPGCRCLEPMVPLNTDRHPLYNRVKTGQILNCAMPCHNPYFTHDERAFTAFWIGLWSVLCFVSTFATVATFLIDMERFKYPERPIIFLSACYMFVSVGYIVRLIAGHEKVACNREFDVEHIHYETTGPALCTVVFLLVYFFGMASSIWWVILSLTWFLAAGMKWGNEAIAGYSQYFHLAAWLVPSIKSIAVLALSSVDGDSVAGICYVGNQNLDNLRGFVLAPLVIYLFIGTMFLLAGFVSLFRIRSVIKQGGTKTDKLEKLMIRIGVFTVLYTVPATVIVACYFYEQHNRQSWEITHNCSSCLLERDRRSPDYAVFMLKYFMCLLVGITSGVWIWSGKTLDSWRTFCTRCCWGSKGTSGSMYSDVSTGLTWRSGTASSVSCPKQMPLSQV; this comes from the coding sequence ATGGACATGGACCTGTTCGGGATCTACCTGCTCCTCTCACTCGCCCTCCTCCTGCCCAGATCCAGCTGCACCACCGCCAAGGAGATCACCTGCCAGGAGATCGCCGTGCCTCTGTGCAAAGGCATCGGCTACAACTACACCTACATGCCCAACCAGTTCAACCACGACACGCAGGACGAAGCCGGACTGGAGGTGCACCAGTTCTGGCCCTTAGTCGAGATCCAGTGTTCCCCGGACCTCAAGTTCTTCCTGTGCAGCATGTACACCCCGATCTGTCTGGAGGACTACAAGAAACCCTTACCTCCGTGCCGGagcgtgtgtgagagagccCGGGCCGGCTGCGCGCCTCTCATGCGGCAGTACGGCTTCCCGTGGCCGGATCGGATGAAGTGCGACCTGCTGCCGGTGCAGGGCAACCCGGAGACCTTATGCATGGACTACAACAGAACAGACTCCACTACGGTGTCGCCAATCCTCTCCAAACCCACCAACCACCCCTCCTCTAAGGGTTACAACCCGCCGCCGAGAAAGAAGCCCGTCGCGCCGCCTGGGAGACACCATCCGCCCGCTGGaggagcagctcctcctccgtgTGAGCCGGGCTGCCGGTGTCTGGAGCCGATGGTGCCGCTGAACACGGACCGACACCCGCTCTACAACCGGGTGAAAACAGGTCAGATCCTGAACTGCGCCATGCCGTGCCACAACCCGTACTTTACGCACGACGAGAGAGCGTTCACCGCGTTTTGGATCGGCCTCTGGTCCGTGTTGTGCTTCGTGTCCACTTTCGCCACCGTGGCCACTTTCCTCATCGACATGGAGAGATTCAAGTACCCGGAGAGACCCATCATCTTCCTCTCAGCCTGCTACATGTTCGTGTCAGTGGGATACATTGTTAGATTAATCGCTGGACACGAGAAAGTGGCGTGTAACCGGGAGTTTGACGTGGAGCACATCCACTACGAGACCACCGGTCCTGCGCTGTGCACCGTGGTGTTCCTCCTCGTCTACTTCTTCGGCATGGCCAGCTCCATCTGGTGGGTGATTCTGTCGCTCACCTGGTTCCTCGCAGCCGGGATGAAGTGGGGTAACGAGGCGATCGCCGGTTACTCGCAGTACTTCCACCTGGCCGCCTGGCTCGTCCCCAGCATCAAGTCCATCGCGGTGCTGGCTCTCAGCTCCGTGGATGGAGACTCCGTGGCTGGGATCTGCTATGTGGGCAACCAGAACCTGGACAACCTGCGAGGCTTCGTCCTGGCTCCTTTAGTGATCTATTTATTCATCGGGACTATGTTCCTCCTGGCCGGATTCGTGTCTTTATTCAGAATCCGGAGCGTCATCAAGCAAGGTGGCACCAAAACGGACAAACTGGAGAAGCTGATGATCCGGATCGGAGTCTTCACGGTGCTCTACACGGTACCGGCCACGGTTATAGTGGCGTGTTACTTCTACGAGCAGCACAACAGGCAGAGCTGGGAGATCACGCACAACTGCTCCAGCTGTTTGCTGGAGAGAGACCGCAGGAGTCCGGACTACGCGGTGTTTATGTTGAAGTACTTTATGTGCCTTCTGGTGGGCATCACGTCGGGAGTTTGGATCTGGTCTGGGAAGACTTTGGACTCGTGGAGGACTTTTTGCACCAGGTGCTGCTGGGGGAGCAAAGGCACCAGTGGATCCATGTACAGTGATGTGAGCACCGGACTGACGTGGAGGTCTGGCACGGCCAGCTCCGTGTCTTGTCCCAAGCAGATGCCATTGTCCCAGGTTTga
- the LOC119480214 gene encoding cytochrome P450 2F2-like: MFVSFILLWICVFFFILCVKSQRPKNFPPGPRPLPILGNLLNLSLDNPIKDFERLRKRYGNVYSLFLGPKPAVVINGVQAMKEAMMTKAVDFAGRPQDIFVTDLTQNGLVLADYGPSWKEHRRFALMTLRNFGLGKQSMEQRILGEIQYTMETLEGSIGTTMSPQVMFHNAASNIICQVLFGTRYDYDDNFIKVVVQCFKENSKIANGPWAMLYDSFPMIRNLPLPFMKAFKNIETCKKFATRHIAEHKETKVPGQPRDFLDCYLDELDKSGDNGSSLCEDRLTMFVLDLHFAGTDTTSNTLLTGFLYLTTYPHIQERCQQEIDQVLEQKDHASYDDRHNMPYMQAVIHEVQRVANTLPLSVYHYTTNDTKLMEYFLPRGTLIIQNLNSVLNEEDQWKFPHEFNPENFLNDQGEFVKPEAFMPFSAGPRMCLGEGLARMELFLITVTLLRKFKFIWPEDAGEPDYTPVYGVTLSPKPYRMKVQLRTTQ, translated from the exons ATGTTTGTTTCTTTCATCCTACTGTGGATCTGCGTTTTCTTCTTCATTCTCTGTGTCAAAAGTCAGAGACCAAAGAACTTTCCTCCAGGGCCTCGTCCGTTACCGATACTGGGGAACCTATTGAACCTCAGCCTGGACAACCCTATCAAGGACTTTGAGAGG CTGAGGAAGCGCTATGGAAACGTCTACAGTCTCTTCCTTGGGCCCAAACCGGCCGTAGTCATCAATGGGGTGCAGGCCATGAAGGAGGCTATGATGACCAAAGCTGTGGATTTTGCTGGGCGACCCCAAGACATTTTTGTCACCGACCTCACCCAGAATG GACTGGTTCTGGCAGACTATGGCCCTAGCTGGAAGGAGCATCGTCGCTTCGCTCTGATGACCTTGAGGAATTTCGGTCTGGGGAAGCAGTCCATGGAGCAGAGGATTCTGGGAGAGATACAGTACACAATGGAAACACTGGAAGGGAGCATTG GTACAACGATGAGTCCTCAAGTTATGTTTCATAACGCGGCCTCCAACATCATCTGCCAGGTCCTGTTTGGTACGCGTTACGACTACGACGACAACTTTATCAAAGTGGTTGTTCAGTGCTTTAAAGAAAACTCCAAGATAGCTAATGGACCCTGGGCTATG CTTTATGACTCTTTTCCCATGATTCGAAACCTGCCGCTGCCCTTCATGAAGGCATTTAAGAACATTGAG ACTTGTAAGAAATTTGCAACTCGTCATATTGCCGAGCACAAAGAGACCAAGGTTCCCGGGCAACCTCGAGACTTTCTGGACTGCTATCTGGATGAACTGGATAAG AGTGGCGATAACGGCTCCTCTCTCTGTGAGGATCGACTCACCATGTTTGTCCTGGATCTTCACTTTGCTGGGACTGACACCACGTCCAACACCCTGCTCACTGGCTTCCTCTACCTCACGACTTACCCACATATACAAG AGCGATGCCAGCAGGAGATAGACCAAGTCTTGGAACAGAAGGATCACGCCAGTTACGACGACAGACACAACATGCCTTACATGCAG GCTGTGATCCATGAAGTCCAAAGGGTAGCCAACACCCTCCCTCTCAGTGTCTACCACTACACAACTAATGACACAAAGCTCATGGAATATTTCCTACCCAGG GGTACATTGATCATTCAAAACCTGAACTCGGTGCTAAACGAGGAGGACCAGTGGAAATTCCCTCATGAATTCAACCCGGAAAACTTCCTGAATGATCAGGGAGAGTTTGTTAAGCCAGAGGCCTTCATGCCTTTCTCTGCAG GTCCTCGTATGTGTCTCGGAGAGGGTCTGGCTCGTATGGAGCTCTTCCTCATCACGGTGACTCTGCTGAGGAAGTTCAAGTTCATCTGGCCCGAGGATGCAGGAGAGCCAGACTACACCCCCGTCTACGGGGTCACTCTGTCTCCTAAACCTTACCGCATGAAGGTCCAGCTCAGGACCACGCAGTAG
- the LOC119480215 gene encoding gap junction delta-4 protein translates to MAVSSASEVIFISVNHNITLMGKVWLIVMIFLRVLVLLFAGYPLYQDEQERFVCNTIQPGCANVCYDLFSPVSLFRFWLVQLITVCLPYIIFIIYVVHKVSNGLTVDLNTSGITKASPLFKIHQEPLSKASVNKMVEQRGWARCFTGAYILHLLFRTLLEAGFGAAHYYLFGFYIPRRFLCQQPPCTTQVDCYISRPTEKTVMLNFMLGAAALSLFLNVLDFFCAIKRSVMQKSKRKMMVEKIYAEEQGFLSGRGASRGIEPNASPAQQDLEAEGGRAGSFRKRRGSKGSFAGGVLALVPEPPSLERSSLPRSPGGNTNGNNVYSVSQEEAPERNGSEVALCPPEPMGTPRSIRVSKRGRLKPPPPPRRDLGTSHGEPAGPFGDVCTRRVGQYTLVELGSGAETNDDGQEKRSEWV, encoded by the exons ATGGCGGTATCAAGTGCCTCTGAGGTCATCTTCATCTCTGTCAATCACAACATCACTTTGATGG GGAAGGTGTGGCTCATAGTGATGATCTTCCTCCGTGTCCTGGTCCTCCTCTTTGCTGGTTATCCTCTCTACCAGGATGAGCAGGAGCGATTTGTGTGCAACACCATCCAGCCCGGCTGCGCCAACGTGTGCTATGATCTGTTTTCTCCCGTCTCTCTCTTCCGCTTCTGGCTGGTGCAGCTCATCACCGTGTGTCTCCCCTACATCATCTTTATCATCTACGTGGTCCACAAGGTTTCCAATGGCCTCACGGTGGACCTGAACACCTCGGGTATCACCAAAGCCTCGCCGTTGTTCAAGATCCACCAGGAGCCGCTCAGTAAGGCATCTGTGAACAAGATGGTTGAGCAGCGAGGGTGGGCTCGGTGCTTCACGGGAGCCTACATCCTCCATCTGTTGTTCAGGACGTTGCTGGAGGCCGGGTTCGGGGCAGCTCACTACTACTTGTTTGGGTTCTACATCCCCAGGAGGTTCCTGTGCCAGCAGCCACCGTGCACTACCCAGGTGGACTGCTACATCTCCAGGCCCACTGAGAAGACCGTGATGCTCAACTTCATGCTCGGCGCGGCCGCTCTGTCCCTTTTCCTGAACGTGTTGGATTTCTTTTGTGCCATCAAGCGGTCGGTGATGCAGAAGAGCAAGAGGAAGATGATGGTGGAGAAGATTTATGCGGAAGAGCAGGGTTTCCTTTCAGGCAGAGGAGCCTCCAGAGGGATAGAACCGAACGCCTCCCCGGCTCAACAGGATCTTGAGGCGGAGGGCGGTCGCGCAGGGAGTTTCCGGAAGAGGCGAGGCAGCAAGGGCTCTTTTGCAGGGGGAGTGCTTGCTTTAGTACCGGAACCACCTTCCCTGGAGCGCTCCTCTCTTCCACGCTCTCCAGGCGGCAACACCAACGGCAACAACGTCTACTCTGTTTCCCAAGAGGAAGCTCCGGAGAGGAACGGCAGCGAGGTGGCCCTCTGCCCCCCAGAGCCAATGGGGACGCCCAGATCCATCCGTGTTAGCAAACGCGGTCGACTCAAACCGCCACCTCCGCCCAGACGAGACCTCGGGACATCTCACGGGGAGCCAGCAGGGCCCTTCGGGGACGTTTGTACCAGGAGGGTGGGTCAGTATACGCTGGTCGAGCTGGGTAGCGGTGCAGAGACCAACGACGACGGGCAAGAGAAAAGATCCGAGTGGGTGTGA